In Pseudomonas sp. ADAK18, a single window of DNA contains:
- a CDS encoding HlyD family secretion protein — protein sequence MKRKDKIAVTVIAVFAVGVLVYLLAPGVFGSKRQTTNDAFVAADYTLVAPRVAGFIKEVLVEDNQRVKAGQLLALIDDRDFRAAAQAADADTLVAQAQLKNATATLERQSSVIAQAQATVAADRAEVAFAEHELNRYNHLAGVGAGTVQNAQQAKTRIDQATARLANATAVLAAERKQVEILTAQRDAAEGGLKRAQAALEMASYQLSYTRIVAPVDGMVGERAVRVGAYVTPGSKILAVVPLAEAYVVANFQETQLSHMHAGQAVEVWVDSLDGEVLNGHLESLAPATGVTFASVKPDNATGNFTKVVQRIPVKIILEPGQALTERLRVGMSVEASVNTQPAAQPREVAQQ from the coding sequence ATGAAACGCAAAGACAAAATCGCCGTGACTGTCATCGCCGTCTTCGCTGTTGGCGTGTTGGTTTACCTGCTGGCGCCAGGCGTTTTTGGCAGCAAGCGCCAGACCACCAACGACGCGTTCGTCGCCGCCGACTACACCTTGGTGGCGCCACGGGTGGCCGGGTTTATCAAAGAAGTGCTGGTGGAAGACAACCAACGGGTCAAGGCCGGGCAATTGTTGGCGCTGATCGATGACCGTGACTTCCGCGCCGCCGCCCAGGCGGCCGACGCTGACACCCTGGTGGCTCAGGCCCAACTGAAAAACGCCACGGCCACCCTGGAGCGCCAGAGCTCGGTGATCGCCCAGGCCCAGGCCACGGTGGCGGCGGATCGTGCCGAAGTGGCGTTTGCCGAACATGAACTGAACCGCTACAACCACCTTGCCGGTGTTGGCGCCGGCACGGTGCAGAATGCCCAGCAGGCCAAGACCCGTATTGATCAGGCCACCGCGCGCCTGGCCAACGCCACGGCGGTATTGGCCGCCGAGCGCAAGCAAGTGGAAATCCTCACCGCCCAGCGCGATGCAGCCGAAGGTGGCCTCAAACGGGCCCAGGCCGCGTTGGAGATGGCCAGCTATCAACTGTCCTATACGCGCATCGTCGCCCCGGTGGATGGCATGGTCGGCGAGCGTGCTGTGCGGGTCGGCGCCTACGTGACACCGGGCAGCAAGATCCTCGCTGTGGTGCCGCTGGCCGAGGCGTATGTGGTGGCCAATTTCCAGGAAACTCAACTCTCCCACATGCACGCAGGCCAAGCGGTGGAAGTGTGGGTCGACAGCCTTGACGGTGAAGTACTCAACGGCCATCTGGAAAGCCTGGCGCCCGCCACCGGCGTGACTTTCGCCTCGGTCAAACCGGACAATGCCACCGGCAACTTCACCAAGGTGGTACAACGCATTCCGGTGAAAATCATCCTGGAGCCCGGTCAAGCCCTGACCGAGCGCCTGCGGGTCGGCATGTCGGTGGAAGCCAGCGTCAACACCCAGCCCGCGGCCCAGCCGCGCGAGGTGGCCCAACAATGA
- a CDS encoding MFS transporter — translation MTSLAAPAPLAAAKPTAIAPPAFGPRIIIGLVGVLLAVLVCGLNEMVTKVALADIRGALYIGFDEGTWLVAAYTATSVSAMAFAPWCSVTFSLRRFTLWAIGVFTVLGVLCPFAPNYESLLILRTVQGLAGGALPPMLMTVALRFLPANVKLYGLAGYALTATFGPSLGTPLAALWTEYVGWQWAFWQIVAPCLLAMAAVAYGLPQDPLRLERLKQFNWRGLLLGFPAICMLVIGLLQGNRLDWFESTLITSLLCGGMLLLVLFMINEWSHPMPFFKLQMLGIRNLAFALIVLAGVLIVLLAVIIIPSSYLAQVQGYRPLQTAPVMLIMALPQLIALPLVAALCNLRWVDCRWVLGIGLSMLILSCLGGAQLTSAWTRDDFYALQLLQIFGQPMAVLPLLMLSTGSITPADGPFASAWFNTVKGLAAVVATGVIDALTTHRLHFHSTMLVDSLGNSPLADSDPAGLAHRLHEQAVVLTSSDLYYVMAGVAVALILLIFWMPTRIYPPRAPT, via the coding sequence ATGACTTCCCTCGCTGCCCCCGCACCCCTGGCCGCAGCCAAACCCACCGCCATCGCGCCGCCCGCTTTCGGCCCCCGCATCATCATTGGCCTGGTCGGCGTGTTGCTGGCGGTGCTAGTTTGCGGGCTCAACGAGATGGTGACCAAGGTCGCCCTCGCTGACATTCGCGGTGCGCTGTACATCGGTTTTGACGAAGGCACCTGGCTGGTGGCCGCGTACACCGCCACCTCCGTCTCGGCCATGGCGTTTGCGCCGTGGTGTTCGGTGACCTTTTCCCTACGCCGTTTCACGCTGTGGGCGATCGGTGTGTTCACCGTGCTTGGCGTGCTGTGCCCGTTTGCGCCGAACTACGAAAGCCTGCTGATTCTGCGTACGGTGCAAGGCCTGGCCGGTGGGGCCTTACCGCCGATGCTGATGACCGTGGCCCTGCGTTTCCTGCCGGCCAACGTCAAACTCTATGGCCTGGCCGGTTACGCACTGACCGCCACCTTCGGCCCGAGCCTCGGCACACCGCTGGCGGCGTTGTGGACCGAATACGTCGGCTGGCAATGGGCGTTCTGGCAGATTGTCGCGCCGTGCCTGCTGGCCATGGCCGCCGTGGCCTACGGCCTGCCTCAGGACCCGCTGCGTCTTGAGCGTCTCAAGCAGTTCAACTGGCGCGGCCTGCTGCTGGGTTTCCCGGCGATCTGCATGCTGGTGATCGGCCTGTTGCAGGGCAATCGCTTGGACTGGTTCGAATCGACGCTTATCACCTCGCTGCTGTGTGGCGGGATGCTGTTGTTGGTGCTGTTCATGATCAACGAATGGTCGCACCCGATGCCGTTTTTCAAGTTGCAGATGCTCGGCATCCGCAACCTGGCATTCGCGTTGATTGTCTTGGCCGGCGTGCTGATTGTGCTGCTGGCAGTGATCATCATTCCGTCCAGTTACCTGGCCCAGGTCCAGGGTTATCGACCGCTGCAAACCGCGCCGGTGATGCTGATCATGGCGCTGCCGCAGTTGATCGCACTGCCGTTGGTGGCGGCGCTGTGCAACCTGCGCTGGGTGGATTGCCGCTGGGTATTGGGGATTGGCCTGAGCATGTTGATCCTGTCTTGCCTCGGCGGGGCGCAACTGACCTCGGCCTGGACCCGCGATGATTTCTATGCCCTGCAACTGCTGCAGATCTTTGGGCAGCCTATGGCGGTGCTACCGCTGTTGATGCTCTCCACCGGCAGTATCACCCCGGCGGACGGGCCATTCGCCTCGGCCTGGTTCAACACCGTCAAGGGGCTGGCCGCCGTGGTTGCCACTGGAGTGATCGACGCGCTGACCACTCACCGCCTGCATTTCCACTCAACCATGCTGGTGGACAGCCTGGGCAACTCGCCCCTGGCCGACAGCGACCCGGCGGGGCTGGCCCATCGGCTGCACGAGCAAGCCGTGGTGCTCACGTCTTCGGATCTCTACTACGTCATGGCCGGTGTCGCGGTGGCGTTGATTCTGCTGATTTTCTGGATGCCGACGCGGATCTACCCGCCCCGGGCGCCGACCTGA